In Candidatus Neomarinimicrobiota bacterium, the genomic stretch CCTGGTAGCGATGACCCCCGACTTTGGATCAGGTCTAGTGATCTGGGGTGATAAGACCACCACCCGTCTGGTTTACCGCCGCGAGTATGTGGCCTGGACCAAGCGGGTTGTCGAGAAGACTTCCCTGGATCGTTCCGACCTGGTCTTCGTTGGCTATGGTGTGGTGGCTCCTGAGTGGAGTTGGAATGACTATGAAGGCCTGGATGTGCGGGGCAAAACGGTGTTGATATTAGTGAATGATCCCGGTTATGCAACGAAGGACAGTAGCCTGTTTAACGGCAATGCCATGACCTACTACGGACGGTGGACCTATAAGCTTGAGGAGGCGGCGCGGCAAGGTGCGGCAGGGGCGATTATTGTGCATGAATCCGGTCCAGCTGGCTATCCCTGGGAAGTGGTGCGGAACAGCTGGACCGGCTCCCAATTTGACCTGGTGGCTGAGGATGACAACCTTTTCCGGAGTGCCGTGGAAGGGTGGATCACAGAGAAGATCACCCGGGACCTGTTCCAGCAAGGGGGGCAGGATTATGACACGTTGAAGGCACGGGCGGCTAGGAGAGGATTCATACCGATTCCCTTAGACCTTAAGATTTCATTGACGATTACCAATACCATTCGCCGGTCCACTTCCCACAACGTTTTGGCCTTGCTGCCAGGCCGAAAGCGGCCCGATGAGGTGCTGATCTATACTGCCCATTGGGATCACCTGGGTAAAGATTCCTCACTCCGGGGGGACCAGATTTACAACGGCGCCTTGGACAATGCGTCCGGTGTGGCTGGCCTGCTGGAGCTGGCGGAAGCGTTTGTCGCCTTGAAGCGACGCCCGGCCCGGTCGATACTTTTCTTGGCCGTGACAGTCGAGGAGCAGGGCCTGCTCGGCTCCCAATATTACGCTACCCACCCGGTCTACCCGCTGGAAAAGACCATCGCGGCGATGAATATGGATGGCCTGAACATTTTCGGCCCCATGAATGACGTGACCCTCATCGGGTATGGGAATTCGGAGCTGGACGACTACGTAATTGCCGCTGCCCGGAAGCAGCGCCGAAGGGTACGCCCGGACCCGGAGATGGAGAAAGGGTATTTCTATCGGTCGGACCACTTCAGCTTTGCCAAGGAGGGGATCCCCGCCCTCTATCTGGACGTCGGCATCGATCACGTGGAACACGGGGAGGAGTGGACCCGGGAACAAATGGATAAGTACACGGCTGAACGGTACCACAAGCCCTCGGACGAGTTTGATCCTACGTGGGATCTCTCCGGTGCTGTGGATGACCTGCGGCTGCTATTCAGCGTGGGTCATCGCCTGGGCAATGAGACCACTTTACCCAACTGGCGGGAGGGCAATGAATTCCGGGCCAAACGGGATGCCCAGTTACAGGCCTCGGGAGAGAGTATCGATTAGCATCCAGCCCCCGAGCATTGTGGCGCCAGCTGCGGAAGGAAGCATATTGGAGATGGCAATCAGCGAGAATCCTGTGCTGGATGAAACCGGGGTGGCGGCGATCACTGAGCAGCTCAAGATGGGGAACGTGGCTCGGGTCGCGGAGTGGATTAGACAGCAGGCGCGGGGGCCCCAACCAGCGGTGTTTTACCTTGGGCGTC encodes the following:
- a CDS encoding M28 family metallopeptidase, which translates into the protein MDRINTARHLLPVVASLLLLSGCGSGDASARRSIRTWDLAADISILASDEFEGRAPSSKGEELTIQFLKEEFEKLGLEPGNRGSYFQEVPLVAMTPDFGSGLVIWGDKTTTRLVYRREYVAWTKRVVEKTSLDRSDLVFVGYGVVAPEWSWNDYEGLDVRGKTVLILVNDPGYATKDSSLFNGNAMTYYGRWTYKLEEAARQGAAGAIIVHESGPAGYPWEVVRNSWTGSQFDLVAEDDNLFRSAVEGWITEKITRDLFQQGGQDYDTLKARAARRGFIPIPLDLKISLTITNTIRRSTSHNVLALLPGRKRPDEVLIYTAHWDHLGKDSSLRGDQIYNGALDNASGVAGLLELAEAFVALKRRPARSILFLAVTVEEQGLLGSQYYATHPVYPLEKTIAAMNMDGLNIFGPMNDVTLIGYGNSELDDYVIAAARKQRRRVRPDPEMEKGYFYRSDHFSFAKEGIPALYLDVGIDHVEHGEEWTREQMDKYTAERYHKPSDEFDPTWDLSGAVDDLRLLFSVGHRLGNETTLPNWREGNEFRAKRDAQLQASGESID